Proteins from a genomic interval of Musa acuminata AAA Group cultivar baxijiao chromosome BXJ1-9, Cavendish_Baxijiao_AAA, whole genome shotgun sequence:
- the LOC103999487 gene encoding 8-hydroxygeraniol dehydrogenase-like isoform X1 yields the protein MGEAATENGVRKATSPEEEHPRKAFGWAARDASGLFSPFAFSRRNNGDEDVTIKILYCGMCHSDLHVARNEWARTAYPVVPGHEIVGMVTQVGGSVQKFKVGDRVGVGCMVNSCRSGSCHGCQQGLENHCPGLVFTYNSVNVDGTMTYGGYSDMIVVDQHFVIRFPENMPSDSGAPLLCAGITVYAPMKYHGLDQPGKHLGVVGLGGLGHVAVRFGKALGMKVTVISSSPGKEKEATERLGADDFLVSSDPGRMQAAMGTMDGIIDTVSAVHDVTPLMFLLKTRGKMIMAGAPEKPLQLDAFSLIIGEKSIAGTCIGGVKETQEMIDFAAEHNITADIELVSMDRVNEAMERLSKGDVRYRFVIDIGNTLTAA from the exons ATGGGGGAGGCGGCAACCGAGAACGGGGTGAGGAAGGCGACATCCCCGGAGGAGGAGCACCCGCGCAAGGCGTTCGGGTGGGCGGCGAGGGACGCTTCCGGACTCTTCTCTCCCTTCGCGTTCTCCCGGAG gaataacgggGATGAGGATGTTACGATCAAGATATTGTATTGTGGGATGTGCCACTCCGACCTTCACGTTGCCAGGAACGAATGGGCACGTACGGCCTATCCGGTCGTCCCGGG GCATGAGATCGTTGGGATGGTAACCCAAGTCGGAGGGAGCGTGCAGAAATTCAAGGTAGGAGACAGGGTGGGGGTTGGGTGCATGGTTAACTCTTGCCGCTCTGGCTCTTGTCATGGCTGCCAGCAGGGTCTCGAGAACCACTGTCCTGGACTCGTATTCACCTACAATTCCGTCAACGTGGACGGCACGATGACATACGGAGGCTACTCCGACATGATCGTGGTGGATCAACACTTCGTGATCCGGTTCCCGGAGAACATGCCCTCGGACAGTGGCGCCCCACTGCTGTGTGCGGGTATCACCGTGTACGCCCCCATGAAGTACCACGGTCTGGACCAGCCCGGAAAGCATCTCGGAGTGGTCGGCCTTGGTGGTCTGGGCCACGTGGCTGTTAGGTTCGGCAAGGCCTTGGGGATGAAAGTTACCGTGATAAGCTCTTCCCCCGGCAAGGAGAAGGAAGCCACGGAGCGTCTGGGAGCCGATGATTTCTTGGTGAGCAGCGACCCTGGACGAATGCAG GCTGCCATGGGAACCATGGATGGTATCATCGACACGGTTTCGGCGGTGCACGATGTTACGCCATTGATGTTTCTGTTGAAGACTCGCGGGAAGATGATCATGGCGGGAGCACCCGAGAAGCCGTTGCAGTTGGACGCATTTTCTCTCATCATTG GTGAGAAAAGCATAGCCGGTACCTGCATCGGAGGAGTTAAGGAGACGCAGGAGATGATAGACTTCGCTGCAGAGCACAACATAACCGCGGACATCGAACTCGTCAGCATGGACCGCGTGAACGAGGCCATGGAACGACTTAGCAAGGGCGACGTCAGGTACCGATTCGTCATCGACATTGGCAACACCTTAACTGCCGCCTAA
- the LOC135585605 gene encoding urease accessory protein D-like, with the protein MEGEEEERKKGRVVVEMVGGKSTVTRCFSCYPLKLIFPNKVGSSKSDAVWIYALSYGGGIVSGDQISLEISVGDGCTAALTTQASTKVYKSVDSKCSAQFLEARVGRNALLAVIPDPVTCFSTAKYSQMQLFRVHSDSNLVIVDWVTSGRHESGERWEFDLYKSTNHIYLDGDQPLFLDSVLLDKRSGTSIAEQMQEYQVMAMVIISGPKLKDLRCQLQEEVKQMMSRHLRSPNTNTSHHVRSEPRHGPTRPLLIASCSTFGPQALGMVVRIAAVTTESVYMFLRHHLTTLKPFLGASPYCQAGR; encoded by the exons atggaaggggaagaggaggagaggaagaaggggagggtggtggtggagatggtgGGGGGGAAGTCCACCGTCACCCGTTGCTTTTCCTGCTACCCTCTCAAACTCATCTTCCCCAACAAG GTGGGCTCCTCCAAGTCCGACGCCGTGTGGATCTACGCCCTGTCCTATGGCGGCGGCATCGTctcg GGAGATCAAATCTCGTTGGAGATAAGTGTCGGCGATGGCTGCACCGCAGCCCTTACAACGCAAGCTTCCACCAAG GTATACAAGTCTGTGGATTCAAAGTGTTCGGCACAATTTCTTGAG GCTAGAGTTGGGAGGAATGCACTTCTAGCTGTTATCCCTGATCCTGTCACCTGTTTCTCGACTGCTAAGTACTCCCAGATGCAGCTTTTTAGGGTGCATTCTGATTCAAATTTGGTCATTGTTGATTGGGTTACTAGCGGACGCCATGAAAGCGGAGAACggtgggaatttgatctttacaaGAGTACGAATCACATATACCTGGATGGAGATCAACCTCTATTTCTGGACTCG GTTCTGCTGGACAAAAGATCTGGTACCAGTATTGCCGAGCAGATGCAGGAATACCAAGTCATGGCAATGGTCATAATATCAGG CCCAAAGTTGAAGGATCTGCGATGTCAACTGCAGGAAGAAGTTAAGCAGATGATGTCAAGACATTTACGTTCTCCTAATACCAACACAAGTCATCATGTAAGATCAGAACCCCGACATGGTCCAACAAGGCCTCTGCTGATTGCTTCTTGCAGTACCTTTGGTCctcag GCACTAGGAATGGTGGTTCGTATCGCAGCAGTGACCACCGAGTCGGTCTACATGTTCCTGAGGCATCACCTTACCACATTGAAACCATTCCTAGGAGCATCACCATATTGTCAAGCTGGAAGATGA
- the LOC103999491 gene encoding choline-phosphate cytidylyltransferase 2: MADPKLEKETRAEEDRRKEAAEKAVEVADEAEADAGKKEKKEQEEDAREWGRPVRVYADGIYDLFHFGHARSLEQAKKSFPNTYLLVGCCNDEVTHKFKGKTVMTDTERYESLRHCKWVDEVIPDAPWVITKEFLDEHKIDYVAHDSLPYADASGAGNDVYEFVKAIGKFKETKRTEGISTSDIIMRIVKDYNQYVTRNLARGYTRKDLGVSYMKEKRLRVNMEFEKLYDKVKQHQEKVGKKLGLLHDEWVENADRWVAGFLEKFEEGCHQMGTVIKERIQESLQPRGFSLLQYEEE, encoded by the exons ATGGCGGATCCCAAGCTCGAGAAGGAGACGAGGGCGGAGGAGGATCGGAGGAAAGAGGCAGCGGAGAAGGCGGTGGAAGTGGCCGACGAGGCGGAGGCAGATGCggggaagaaggaaaagaaggagCAAGAGGAGGACGCGCGAGAGTGGGGTAGGCCCGTTCGGGTCTACGCCGACGGAATCTATGATCTCTTCCACTTTGGGCACGCCAGATCCCTCGAGCAGGCGAAGAAATC GTTTCCAAACACGTATCTTCTTGTAGGTTGCTGCAACGATGAAGTAACACACAAGTTTAAAGGGAAGACTGTGATGACCGATACCGAGCGTTATGAATCACTCCGTCATTGCAA ATGGGTCGATGAAGTCATTCCTGATGCTCCTTGGGTGATCACAAAAGAGTTCCTTGATGAGCACAAGATTGATTATGTAGCGCATGATTCTCTCCC ATATGCAGATGCAAGTGGAGCTGGCAACGATGTTTATGAATTT GTTAAAGCCATTGGAAAGTTTAAGGAAACAAAGCGCACAGAAGGGATCTCAACATCTGATATTATAATGAGGATAGTTAAAGATTACAACCAGTATGTGACACGCAATTTGGCCAGGGGATACACGAGGAAGGATCTAGGTGTCAGCTATATGAAG GAAAAGCGGTTGAGGGTTAACATGGAATTTGAGAAGTTGTATGACAAAGTTAAGCAGCATCAAGAAAAAGTGGGGAAGaag TTAGGGCTGCTTCATGATGAATGGGTGGAAAATGCCGATCGCTGGGTTGCTGGTTTTCTTGAAAAGTTTGAGGAAGGTTGCCATCAAATG GGAACGGTCATCAAAGAACGAATTCAGGAGAGCCTGCAACCAAGAGGCTTCAGCTTGTTGCAGTACGAGGAAGAGTAG
- the LOC135594053 gene encoding UDP-N-acetylglucosamine diphosphorylase 1-like — MTEMVVGSEVGRRGTPSPPPPPQALLERLKDYGQEDAFALWDELSPEERDLLVKDIESLDLPRVDRIIRCSLGSQGAYLPAVEPVPESSVSTVEVRTLEDRERWWKRGLKAISEGKLAVVLLSGGQGTRLGSSDPKGCFNIGLPSGKSLFQIQAERILRLQRLAAQSNGAGFVPPIPWYIMTSPFTDEATRRFFERHKNFGLEVDQVTFFQQGTLPCVSSDGRFIMETPYKVSKAPDGNGGLYSALKLSKLLEDMAMRGVRYVDCYGVDNALVRVADPTFLGYFIDKGVATAAKVVRKAYPQEKVGVFVQRGRGGPLTVVEYSEMDASMTTEINQSTGRLRYCWSNVCLHMFTLDFLNQVANGLEKDSIYHLAEKKIPSIHGYTMGLKLEQFVFDAFTYAPSMALFEVLREEEFAPVKNANGASYDTPDSARLMLLRLHSRWVVAAGGFLTHSVPLYLTGVEISPLCSYAGENLEGLCRGRTFHAPCEISF, encoded by the exons ATGACGGAGATGGTGGTGGGATCCGAGGTCGGGCGGAGAGGgacgccgtcgccgccgccgccgccgcaagcTCTCCTGGAGCGGCTCAAGGACTACGGCCAGGAGGACGCCTTCGCCCTGTGGGACGAGCTCTCGCCCGAGGAGCGCGACCTCCTCGTCAAGGACATCGAG AGCTTAGATCTTCCACGGGTCGATCGGATCATCAGATGCTCACTTGGATCTCAAG GTGCATATTTGCCTGCCGTGGAGCCTGTTCCGGAATCTAGTGTCTCGACCGTAGAAGTGAGAACTCTTGAAGACCGAGAGAGGTGGTGGAAGAGGGGACTGAAGGCCATTTCGGAAGGGAAGTTAGCTGTTGTACTTTTATCTGGTGGACAG GGGACTCGGCTTGGTAGTTCCGATCCTAAAGGATGCTTTA ATATTGGTCTTCCATCTGGAAAGTCACTTTTTCAAATTCAAGCTGAGAGAATTTTGCGTCTCCAAAGACTTGCAGCTCAGTCAAATGGTG CTGGTTTTGTGCCACCAATCCCATGGTACATTATGACTAGCCCATTTACTGATGAAGCCACCCGCAGGTTTTTTGAAAGACATAAGAATTTTGGCTTGGAAGTTGATCAA GTGACCTTTTTCCAACAAGGCACCCTTCCGTGTGTTTCAAGTGATGGTAGATTCATCATGGAGACACCATACAAG gtgtccaaggctCCTGATGGAAATGGTGGACTCTATTCAG CTCTTAAATTGTCAAAgctgctggaagacatggccatgAGAGGTGTGAGATATGTGGACTGTTATGGGGTTGACAATGCATTG GTTCGCGTAGCAGATCCGACGTTCTTAGGATACTTTATTGACAAAGGTGTGGCTACAGCAGCAAAAGTCGTCCGGAAG GCTTATCCACAAGAGAAAGTTGGAGTCTTTGTCCAGCGAGGCAGAGGTGGACCTCTTACGGTGGTAGAGTACAGTGAGATGGATGCATCAATGACTACTGAGATTAATCAGAGCACTGGGCGCCTACGCTATTGTTGGAGTAAC GTATGCTTACATATGTTCACTCTGGATTTCCTGAATCAAGTGGCAAATGGCCTCGAAAAGGACAGCAT TTACCACCTAGCTGAGAAGAAAATTCCTTCGATCCACGGATACACTATGGGTTTAAAACTTGAGCAGTTCGTATTTGATGCATTTACATATGCTCCATCAATGGCACTTTTTGAG GTCTTGCGGGAGGAGGAATTTGCGCCGGTCAAGAATGCCAATGGGGCAAGTTACGACACTCCTGATAGTGCTCGCCTGATGCTTCTCCGCCTCCATAGTCGCTGGGTGGTTGCTGCAGGCGGCTTCTTAACGCATTCAGTTCCATTATACTTAACTG GTGTTGAAATCTCTCCTCTTTGCTCCTACGCCGGGGAGAACCTCGAAGGGTTATGCCGTGGGAGAACGTTTCATGCACCGTGCGAAATTTCATTTTGA
- the LOC103999492 gene encoding uncharacterized protein LOC103999492, translating into MSYRTIVKPKLGSLGLETKLPRTHRFVSRSPRGKIRTSKSDGQDCTFGRLLTPTPFTYICPPTNDVGHPFLLDIASVFSMATSDDTSGPAEWVQLGGWPHLLPPPSPLAAPSGCVSDSIVVSTTSSATVDGPAKGAAAQQPGVEGRVSKPVRRRSRASRRTPTTMLNTNTANFRSMVQQFTGIPSGPYSSACRPGGGPVSNFGYNFNEPIHQTTSMTLGQLRQQQQQQQQRQYLQLQNHQSQQHQQQQNYQSSMYTASGGNNTSNDVFPQGFNNLSTNLEVGDGFFLNGMYSQMMARPTSTNARGDGYFS; encoded by the coding sequence ATGTCGTACAGAACGATAGTTAAGCCCAAGCTCGGTTCACTTGGACTCGAAACGAAGCTTCCTCGAACCCACCGTTTTGTTTCTAGAAGCCCACGTGGCAAAATTCGGACATCGAAATCGGACGGCCAGGACTGCACGTTTGGTCGACTGTTGACCCCAACCCCGTTCACCTATATATGTCCACCCACCAACGATGTCGGCCATCCCTTCCTCCTCGACATCGCATCCGTTTTTTCCATGGCCACGAGCGACGACACTTCAGGCCCGGCCGAGTGGGTGCAGCTCGGCGGCTGGCCGCACCTGCTGCCGCCGCCGTCACCGTTGGCCGCGCCATCCGGATGCGTGTCGGACTCGATCGTGGTGTCAACCACGTCGAGCGCCACGGTCGACGGTCCGGCCAAGGGTGCGGCGGCCCAACAACCCGGCGTCGAGGGCCGGGTGAGCAAGCCAGTCCGGAGGCGGTCGAGGGCTTCCCGGAGGACTCCGACGACCATGCTCAACACCAACACCGCCAACTTCCGCAGCATGGTCCAACAATTCACCGGCATCCCATCGGGGCCGTACTCGTCCGCGTGTCGACCCGGCGGCGGTCCGGTCTCCAACTTCGGTTATAATTTCAATGAGCCAATTCATCAGACGACCTCGATGACTCTTGGGCAGCTccggcagcagcaacaacaacaacaacaacgacaGTACCTGCAGCTGCAGAACCACCAGTCGCAGCAGCATCAGCAGCAGCAAAACTATCAGTCTTCTATGTATACTGCAAGTGGCGGCAATAATACCAGCAATGATGTTTTTCCTCAAGGGTTCAACAACCTTAGCACTAACTTGGAGGTGGGTGATGGCTTTTTCTTGAATGGCATGTACAGCCAGATGATGGCAAGGCCAACCTCCACTAACGCCAGGGGTGATGGATACTTCTCTTGA
- the LOC103999487 gene encoding 8-hydroxygeraniol dehydrogenase-like isoform X2 — translation MGEAATVNGVRKATPPEEEHPRKAFGWAARDASGRFSPFVFSRRNNGDEDVTIKILYCGMCHSDLHVARNEWARTAYPVVPGHEIVGMVTQVGGSVQKFKVGDRVGVGCMVNSCRSGSCHGCQQGLENHCPGLVFTYNSVNVDGTMTYGGYSDMIVVDQHFVIRFPENMPSDSGAPLLCAGITVYAPMKYHGLDQPGKHLGVVGLGGLGHVAVRFGKALGMKVTVISSSPGKEKEATERLGADDFLVSSDPGRMQAAMGTMDGIIDTVSAVHDVTPLMFLLKTRGKMIMAGAPEKPLQLDAFSLIIGEKSIAGTCIGGVKETQEMIDFAAEHNITADIELVSMDRVNEAMERLSKGDVRYRFVIDIGNTLTAA, via the exons ATGGGGGAGGCGGCAACCGTGAACGGGGTGAGGAAGGCGACGCCCCCGGAGGAGGAGCACCCGCGCAAGGCGTTCGGGTGGGCAGCGAGGGACGCTTCCGGACGCTTCTCTCCCTTCGTCTTCTCCCGGAG gaataacgggGATGAGGATGTTACGATCAAGATATTGTATTGTGGGATGTGCCACTCCGACCTTCACGTTGCCAGGAACGAATGGGCACGTACGGCCTATCCGGTCGTCCCGGG GCATGAGATCGTTGGGATGGTAACCCAAGTCGGAGGGAGCGTGCAGAAATTCAAGGTAGGAGACAGGGTGGGGGTTGGGTGCATGGTTAACTCTTGCCGCTCTGGCTCTTGTCATGGCTGCCAGCAGGGTCTCGAGAACCACTGTCCTGGACTCGTATTCACCTACAATTCCGTCAACGTGGACGGCACGATGACATACGGAGGCTACTCCGACATGATCGTGGTGGATCAACACTTCGTGATCCGGTTCCCGGAGAACATGCCCTCGGACAGTGGCGCCCCACTGCTGTGTGCGGGTATCACCGTGTACGCCCCCATGAAGTACCACGGTCTGGACCAGCCCGGAAAGCATCTCGGAGTGGTCGGCCTTGGTGGTCTGGGCCACGTGGCTGTTAGGTTCGGCAAGGCCTTGGGGATGAAAGTTACCGTGATAAGCTCTTCCCCCGGCAAGGAGAAGGAAGCCACGGAGCGTCTGGGAGCCGATGATTTCTTGGTGAGCAGCGACCCTGGACGAATGCAG GCTGCCATGGGAACCATGGATGGTATCATCGACACGGTTTCGGCGGTGCACGATGTTACGCCATTGATGTTTCTGTTGAAGACTCGCGGGAAGATGATCATGGCGGGAGCACCCGAGAAGCCGTTGCAGTTGGACGCATTTTCTCTCATCATTG GTGAGAAAAGCATAGCCGGTACCTGCATCGGAGGAGTTAAGGAGACGCAGGAGATGATAGACTTCGCTGCAGAGCACAACATAACCGCGGACATCGAACTCGTCAGCATGGACCGCGTGAACGAGGCCATGGAACGACTTAGCAAGGGCGACGTCAGGTACCGATTCGTCATCGACATTGGCAACACCTTAACTGCCGCCTAA
- the LOC103999489 gene encoding zinc transporter 4-like, translating to MEKATKAAFILLSLFLLFPQLRASGDCDCTTKREARDSAKALTLKLIAIAAILSAGAMGVLIPILGRSFAAMSPESDVFFVIKAFAAGVILATGLIHILPDAFESLTSPCLGEQQWQDFPVAGFIAMSSAMVTLMIDSFATSYYERSHFSKARPVEEKDESKGDEESARDHAGHVHVHTHATHGHAHGSAAAGSPEEASLSDKIRHRVISQVLELGILVHSVIIGISLGASETSSTIRPLVAALSFHQFFEGIGLGGCIVQAKFRAKATVIMAVFFSLTAPIGISLGIAISSSYDETSSTALIIQGIFNAASAGILIYMSLVDLLAADFKNPRMQSNGRLQLGAHLALLLGAGLMSLLARWA from the exons ATGGAGAAGGCCACGAAGGCTGCGtttattcttctttctctcttcctcctcttcccacAGCTCCGAGCTTCGGGCGACTGCGACTGCACCACCAAACGGGAAGCTCGAGACAGCGCCAAGGCGCTAACACTAAAATTGATAGCCATCGCGGCGATCCTAAGCGCAGGTGCCATGGGAGTCCTAATTCCGATCCTGGGGAGATCGTTCGCAGCCATGAGCCCCGAGAGCGACGTGTTCTTCGTGATCAAGGCCTTCGCCGCAGGCGTCATACTTGCCACCGGACTGATACACATCCTCCCGGACGCATTCGAGAGCTTGACGTCGCCCTGCCTGGGCGAGCAGCAGTGGCAGGACTTCCCGGTCGCCGGGTTCATCGCCATGTCTTCCGCGATGGTGACATTGATGATCGACTCCTTCGCCACGAGCTACTACGAGAGGTCGCACTTCAGCAAGGCGCGGCCTGTCGAGGAAAAGGACGAGAGCAAGGGGGACGAGGAGTCCGCCCGCGACCACGCCGGCCACGTCCACGTCCACACGCACGCAACTCACGGGCATGCGCATGGCTCGGCGGCGGCGGGCTCGCCGGAGGAGGCTTCGCTCTCCGACAAGATCCGGCACCGAGTTATCTCCCAA GTTCTGGAGCTGGGCATTCTGGTCCATTCCGTGATCATTGGCATTTCACTGGGTGCATCTGAAACATCCTCCACCATCAGGCCTCTGGTTGCAGCCTTGAGCTTCCATCAATTCTTTGAAGGCATAGGACTCGGTGGATGCATCGTCCAG GCAAAGTTCAGAGCCAAGGCAACAGTGATCATGGCAGTCTTCTTCTCTCTCACAGCTCCGATCGGCATCTCCCTCGGCATTGCGATTTCCTCTAGCTACGACGAGACTAGCTCGACTGCTCTTATCATCCAAGGCATCTTCAATGCTGCCTCTGCAGGAATTCTAATATACATGTCTCTGGTCGATCTCTTGGCCGCTGATTTCAAGAACCCCAGAATGCAGAGTAATGGAAGGCTGCAATTAGGAGCACATCTTGCACTTCTTCTGGGTGCAGGTTTGATGTCCCTTCTTGCGAGGTGGGCATAG